GGCCATCCCTGGGAAGCACTGCTTGCGGACTATAATATCCTCGCAGGAAGGACATGGGGGCTGTTTCTTGTGACGATTGCTGTTGCTCCGGTGATTGTGCATAAGCACCTGATTAAGAGAGTATAAACCCTACAGGGTATTACCGGGAAAAGGTTTATTAATTCTTTAAAGGAATTGGCTTATTTATGACGTCTTTCAGGCTTGCTGCAATAAAAATTCTCAGGGAAGCAAAAGAGCCTCTGCATTATGAAGAGATAACAAACAGGGCCTTGGAGCAGAACCTTATTGAGACTTCCGGCGCTACTCCTGAAGCTTCCATGAACGCCCAGATCAGCACTGATATAAAGAACAAGAATGAAAGGGCTGCCTTTGTAAGGACTGGCAAGGGTTATTTTTCAATCAATCCCAATTATACGGAAGAGGAGCAGAAAGAGGAAGAGGAAGAGCAGGAAGAAATAGTAAAGGAAGACACAGAGAAGGTGAGTAGCTTGTATATTGGAAGAGCTGGCGAGCACCTTGTCGTCAGTGAACTTCTTTTCCGGGGCTATAATGCAAGCATAATGAGTGTTGATGAGGGCCTTGATATTGTGGCAACAAAGGAAGAGCGGCTATATAACATCCAGGTCAAGACCTCTACCGAGAACAAGTTCAATTATTATGTCTTTGACCTGCGCATAAGTTCCTTTGAAAAGCACAATAGAAATAACACATTTTATATCTTCGTCCTGAAAGGGCAAGCGACACATTTCCTGGTCCTTCCTTATGTTGAGATTCAGAAAAACATTGACCAGAAGAATATCCTGACCGTAAATAAAGGAACCAGGTACAGGGTTAATATCCGCATCAGGGATGAAAAGCTTTATCTGGGCAATATGGGGAATGAAATGGCTTACTATATGAATAATTGGGGATTGATAAGGTAAGGGATCAATTAAATTTTTGTGAGGGTGCTTTGAATGGCCAACAATAACAACGGAAAAGTCGAACTGGATTTTGTCCACAAGCTCTGGCAGGCAGCGGATAAGCTGCGGAACAACATGGATGCTGCTGAGTATAAGCATGTTGTCCTTGGGCTGATATTTCTGAAATATATCTCGGATGCTTTCGATGAGCTGCACAAAAAACTTACCGCTGATATGGTGAATGGGGCAGACCCTGAAGACCCCGACGAGTACAAGGCAGAGAATGTCTTTTATGTTCCACAGATAGCACGATGGTGTTATTTACAGAAGAATGCAAAACAGCCTGAGATTGGAAAGTTCATTGATGATGCAATGGACGAGATTGAAAAGGATAA
This is a stretch of genomic DNA from bacterium. It encodes these proteins:
- a CDS encoding HTH domain-containing protein; this translates as MTSFRLAAIKILREAKEPLHYEEITNRALEQNLIETSGATPEASMNAQISTDIKNKNERAAFVRTGKGYFSINPNYTEEEQKEEEEEQEEIVKEDTEKVSSLYIGRAGEHLVVSELLFRGYNASIMSVDEGLDIVATKEERLYNIQVKTSTENKFNYYVFDLRISSFEKHNRNNTFYIFVLKGQATHFLVLPYVEIQKNIDQKNILTVNKGTRYRVNIRIRDEKLYLGNMGNEMAYYMNNWGLIR